A single Stigmatopora argus isolate UIUO_Sarg chromosome 7, RoL_Sarg_1.0, whole genome shotgun sequence DNA region contains:
- the gprin3b gene encoding uncharacterized protein gprin3b isoform X1 — protein sequence MREPQRPRQGESAFGLQHHLKREGAPPPPRMGSNPKRTVTVQMVPPVAAADTFADKDPNANCPAEAELKLSLVCHASPAGKREANGSPAPSGALKKTTEAPGKETGETTRLRDANDNISDALSFADEKNPAARRVEAPRDDVAVKTSSDRNSVHDSRRLAPAPDKMADAGNVLARKDNNVSSPKEPGHKRRHSVSPQDCKQSSETAPLLDQNVKEVSVDKESKDKVTVDKLPVEQVAVDQHGPAPTRNPVVELEPCRKLYKEASTMTSPRPPAGGRDAEVQAVASTSCKAVSTSPSLLPSEPDSALFREAQGLSVVYRSGASLGSCQIGSPANATAATERGPNPTTADSYLKAEPKESPSLTLSGIQLPRQIEIEPETRKSKLKDPSKTNIPVKGAEPSEKRRSAKDSPTDGDSGELRTDAEGSDDERRPRKSVHDVVWDEQGMTWEVYGASVDPESLGFAIQSHLQCKIKEQERKLIAQTSFRKSISGPDSPMAGKKSKRRQRNPFRAVLRNVRRPDCCARPPPSAVLD from the exons ATGCGCGAACCGCAGCGCCCCCGTCAAG GAGAGAGCGCATTTGGATTACAACATCATTTGAAGCGTGAAGgtgccccgcccccccccagGATGGGATCCAACCCAAAAAGGACAGTGACCGTCCAGATGGTGCCTCCGGTGGCCGCGGCCGACACGTTCGCCGACAAGGACCCCAACGCTAACTGTCCCGCCGAAGCCGAACTAAAACTTTCCCTAGTTTGTCACGCGTCACCTGCCGGAAAACGGGAAGCGAACGGCTCGCCGGCGCCCTCCGGCGCCCTCAAAAAGACAACAGAAGCGCCGGGGAAAGAGACTGGCGAAACTACGAGGCTAAGGGATGCTAACGATAACATCAGCGACGCGTTGAGCTTTGCCGACGAAAAGAATCCGGCGGCCCGTCGGGTCGAAGCGCCCCGGGACGACGTCGCCGTCAAAACCTCGTCGGATCGGAACAGTGTCCACGACTCGAGACGCTTAGCGCCCGCACCGGACAAGATGGCAGACGCGGGGAACGTGCTAGCACGAAAAGACAATAACGTTTCGAGTCCGAAAGAACCAGGACACAAACGGAGACACTCGGTTTCTCCTCAGGATTGCAAGCAAAGCTCAGAAACGGCGCCCTTGCTCGACCAGAACGTCAAAGAAGTATCCGTAGACAAAGAATCTAAAGATAAGGTCACCGTAGACAAACTACCCGTAGAGCAAGTCGCTGTAGACCAACACGGTCCGGCGCCGACCCGGAATCCGGTTGTGGAACTGGAGCCTTGCCGCAAACTCTACAAGGAGGCTTCCACCATGACCTCCCCGCGACCGCCCGCCGGGGGTCGCGACGCCGAGGTCCAGGCGGTGGCTAGCACCAGCTGCAAGGCCGTGTCCACCAGCCCGAGTCTCCTCCCCTCCGAGCCTGACTCCGCCCTCTTCCGCGAGGCGCAGGGCCTCTCCGTCGTCTACCGCTCCGGCGCTAGTTTGGGCTCCTGCCAGATCGGATCCCCCGCGAACGCAACCGCGGCGACGGAAAGGGGTCCCAACCCGACAACGGCGGACTCCTATCTCAAGGCGGAGCCTAAAGAAAGCCCCTCCCTGACTCTCAGCGGGATCCAACTGCCGCGTCAGATCGAAATCGAACCGGAGACCAGAAAGTCGAAATTAAAAGACCCCTCAAAGACGAACATCCCCGTCAAGGGCGCCGAACCGTCCGAGAAACGGAGAAGCGCGAAAGACTCCCCAACGGACGGCGATTCGGGCGAGCTTCGGACGGACGCGGAGGGGAGCGACGACGAACGGCGGCCGCGGAAGAGCGTCCACGACGTGGTCTGGGACGAACAGGGTATGACCTGGGAGGTCTACGGGGCCTCGGTGGACCCCGAGTCGTTGGGCTTCGCCATCCAGAGCCACCTGCAGTGCAAAATCAAGGAGCAGGAGAGGAAACTGATCGCCCAGACCTCCTTCCGCAAGTCCATCAGCGGGCCGGACTCGCCCATGGCGGgcaagaagagcaagcggcgcCAACGCAACCCGTTTCGCGCCGTGCTGCGGAACGTGCGGCGCCCCGACTGTTGCGCGCGTCCCCCTCCCTCCGCGGTCCTCGATTAG
- the gprin3b gene encoding uncharacterized protein gprin3b isoform X2, giving the protein MGSNPKRTVTVQMVPPVAAADTFADKDPNANCPAEAELKLSLVCHASPAGKREANGSPAPSGALKKTTEAPGKETGETTRLRDANDNISDALSFADEKNPAARRVEAPRDDVAVKTSSDRNSVHDSRRLAPAPDKMADAGNVLARKDNNVSSPKEPGHKRRHSVSPQDCKQSSETAPLLDQNVKEVSVDKESKDKVTVDKLPVEQVAVDQHGPAPTRNPVVELEPCRKLYKEASTMTSPRPPAGGRDAEVQAVASTSCKAVSTSPSLLPSEPDSALFREAQGLSVVYRSGASLGSCQIGSPANATAATERGPNPTTADSYLKAEPKESPSLTLSGIQLPRQIEIEPETRKSKLKDPSKTNIPVKGAEPSEKRRSAKDSPTDGDSGELRTDAEGSDDERRPRKSVHDVVWDEQGMTWEVYGASVDPESLGFAIQSHLQCKIKEQERKLIAQTSFRKSISGPDSPMAGKKSKRRQRNPFRAVLRNVRRPDCCARPPPSAVLD; this is encoded by the coding sequence ATGGGATCCAACCCAAAAAGGACAGTGACCGTCCAGATGGTGCCTCCGGTGGCCGCGGCCGACACGTTCGCCGACAAGGACCCCAACGCTAACTGTCCCGCCGAAGCCGAACTAAAACTTTCCCTAGTTTGTCACGCGTCACCTGCCGGAAAACGGGAAGCGAACGGCTCGCCGGCGCCCTCCGGCGCCCTCAAAAAGACAACAGAAGCGCCGGGGAAAGAGACTGGCGAAACTACGAGGCTAAGGGATGCTAACGATAACATCAGCGACGCGTTGAGCTTTGCCGACGAAAAGAATCCGGCGGCCCGTCGGGTCGAAGCGCCCCGGGACGACGTCGCCGTCAAAACCTCGTCGGATCGGAACAGTGTCCACGACTCGAGACGCTTAGCGCCCGCACCGGACAAGATGGCAGACGCGGGGAACGTGCTAGCACGAAAAGACAATAACGTTTCGAGTCCGAAAGAACCAGGACACAAACGGAGACACTCGGTTTCTCCTCAGGATTGCAAGCAAAGCTCAGAAACGGCGCCCTTGCTCGACCAGAACGTCAAAGAAGTATCCGTAGACAAAGAATCTAAAGATAAGGTCACCGTAGACAAACTACCCGTAGAGCAAGTCGCTGTAGACCAACACGGTCCGGCGCCGACCCGGAATCCGGTTGTGGAACTGGAGCCTTGCCGCAAACTCTACAAGGAGGCTTCCACCATGACCTCCCCGCGACCGCCCGCCGGGGGTCGCGACGCCGAGGTCCAGGCGGTGGCTAGCACCAGCTGCAAGGCCGTGTCCACCAGCCCGAGTCTCCTCCCCTCCGAGCCTGACTCCGCCCTCTTCCGCGAGGCGCAGGGCCTCTCCGTCGTCTACCGCTCCGGCGCTAGTTTGGGCTCCTGCCAGATCGGATCCCCCGCGAACGCAACCGCGGCGACGGAAAGGGGTCCCAACCCGACAACGGCGGACTCCTATCTCAAGGCGGAGCCTAAAGAAAGCCCCTCCCTGACTCTCAGCGGGATCCAACTGCCGCGTCAGATCGAAATCGAACCGGAGACCAGAAAGTCGAAATTAAAAGACCCCTCAAAGACGAACATCCCCGTCAAGGGCGCCGAACCGTCCGAGAAACGGAGAAGCGCGAAAGACTCCCCAACGGACGGCGATTCGGGCGAGCTTCGGACGGACGCGGAGGGGAGCGACGACGAACGGCGGCCGCGGAAGAGCGTCCACGACGTGGTCTGGGACGAACAGGGTATGACCTGGGAGGTCTACGGGGCCTCGGTGGACCCCGAGTCGTTGGGCTTCGCCATCCAGAGCCACCTGCAGTGCAAAATCAAGGAGCAGGAGAGGAAACTGATCGCCCAGACCTCCTTCCGCAAGTCCATCAGCGGGCCGGACTCGCCCATGGCGGgcaagaagagcaagcggcgcCAACGCAACCCGTTTCGCGCCGTGCTGCGGAACGTGCGGCGCCCCGACTGTTGCGCGCGTCCCCCTCCCTCCGCGGTCCTCGATTAG